One window from the genome of Fodinicurvata sediminis DSM 21159 encodes:
- the rpsO gene encoding 30S ribosomal protein S15, translated as MSITPERKQEIIQEFGSKEGDTGSTEVQIAILTERISNLTEHMQSHKQDYHSRRGLLVMVGQRRRLLDYLKRKDKSRYETLIKRVGIRR; from the coding sequence ATGTCGATTACGCCCGAGCGCAAACAGGAAATCATCCAGGAATTCGGTTCCAAGGAAGGCGACACTGGCTCCACTGAAGTGCAGATCGCCATTCTGACGGAACGTATCTCGAACCTGACCGAACACATGCAGAGCCACAAGCAGGACTACCACTCCCGCCGCGGCCTGCTGGTCATGGTCGGACAGCGGCGGCGCCTGCTTGACTATCTCAAGCGGAAGGACAAGAGCCGTTACGAGACCCTGATCAAACGCGTCGGCATCCGCCGCTAG
- the pnp gene encoding polyribonucleotide nucleotidyltransferase, with product MFNVTRKELDWGGRKLVLETGRMARQADGAVLATYGETVVLCTAVGSRQPKPGIDFFPLTVNYQEKTFAAGKIPGGFFKREGRPTEKETLTSRLIDRPIRPLFHKNFRNETQVICTVLSHDLENDPDIVAMVGASAALTLSGLPFMGPIGAARVGHINGEYVLNPRMDEMPNSKLDLAVAGTQEGVLMVESEASELSEEIMLGAVNFGHDQMQPVIDTIIALAEEAAKEPRDVPEDPEIKGQLYSDLQKEFGDRLATAYGIADKVERQAAVDEVRTAAEESLGEDEEKLALFGGLFKQLESDIVRGQILKTGQRIDGRDTRTVRPIVGETGILPRAHGSALFTRGETQALVAATLGTGQDEQIVDSLEGEFRQHFMLHYNFPPYSVGEAGRVGTPGRREIGHGKLAWRALNPVLPSKEDFPYTIRLVSEITESNGSSSMATVCGSSLAMMDAGVPLPRAVAGIAMGLIKEGDDYAVISDILGDEDHLGDMDFKVAGTEEGVTSLQMDIKITSITREIMQIALDQAKEGRQHILGEMSKAIGAAREGVSGHAPRITSISVPKDKIRDLIGTGGKVIREICETTGAKIDIEDDGSVKVAATSDSSMKEALDWIESIVAEPEVGKIYDGKVVKIMDFGAFVNFLGPRDGLVHISQLAQERVGKVDDVVKEGDTVKVKVIGLDDRGKVKLSMKVVDQETGEDLQEAEETA from the coding sequence ATGTTTAACGTCACCCGCAAGGAACTCGACTGGGGCGGGCGCAAGCTCGTGCTCGAAACCGGTCGCATGGCGCGCCAGGCCGACGGCGCCGTTCTCGCAACCTATGGCGAAACCGTGGTGCTCTGCACCGCCGTCGGTTCCCGTCAGCCCAAGCCCGGCATCGATTTCTTTCCCCTGACGGTCAACTACCAGGAGAAGACCTTCGCCGCCGGCAAGATCCCGGGCGGCTTCTTCAAACGCGAAGGCCGGCCGACGGAAAAGGAAACACTGACTTCGCGCCTGATCGACCGGCCGATCCGCCCGCTGTTCCACAAGAATTTCCGCAACGAGACCCAGGTCATCTGTACGGTGCTCAGCCACGACCTGGAGAACGACCCGGACATTGTCGCCATGGTCGGCGCCTCTGCAGCCCTGACGCTGTCCGGCCTGCCCTTCATGGGGCCGATCGGCGCGGCCCGCGTCGGACACATCAACGGCGAATACGTGCTCAATCCGCGCATGGACGAGATGCCGAACTCCAAGCTGGACCTGGCTGTGGCCGGGACCCAGGAGGGCGTGCTGATGGTCGAGTCCGAGGCCAGTGAACTCAGTGAAGAAATCATGCTGGGTGCGGTCAACTTCGGCCATGACCAGATGCAGCCGGTGATCGACACCATCATCGCGCTGGCCGAGGAAGCCGCCAAGGAACCCCGCGATGTGCCCGAGGATCCGGAAATCAAGGGCCAGCTCTACAGCGACCTGCAAAAGGAATTCGGCGACCGCCTTGCCACGGCCTATGGTATCGCCGACAAGGTCGAACGCCAGGCCGCGGTGGACGAAGTTCGCACCGCAGCCGAGGAGTCCCTCGGCGAGGACGAAGAGAAGCTTGCCCTCTTCGGCGGCCTCTTCAAGCAGCTGGAAAGCGACATCGTGCGCGGCCAGATCCTCAAGACAGGCCAGCGCATTGACGGTCGCGACACCCGTACGGTCCGTCCCATTGTCGGCGAGACCGGCATCCTGCCGCGCGCGCACGGCTCAGCGCTCTTTACCCGCGGTGAGACGCAGGCCCTGGTGGCGGCAACACTGGGCACCGGTCAGGACGAGCAGATCGTCGATTCGCTGGAAGGCGAGTTCCGCCAGCACTTCATGCTGCACTACAACTTCCCGCCCTATTCCGTGGGCGAGGCCGGCCGCGTCGGCACACCCGGCCGGCGCGAGATCGGCCACGGCAAGCTTGCCTGGCGCGCTCTGAACCCGGTCCTGCCGTCCAAGGAGGACTTCCCCTACACGATTCGCCTGGTCTCCGAGATCACGGAATCCAACGGGTCCTCCTCCATGGCCACGGTCTGTGGCTCCTCCCTGGCCATGATGGACGCCGGCGTGCCGCTGCCGCGGGCCGTGGCCGGCATTGCCATGGGCCTGATCAAGGAAGGCGACGACTATGCCGTCATCTCGGACATCCTGGGCGACGAGGACCACCTGGGTGACATGGACTTCAAGGTGGCCGGCACGGAAGAGGGGGTGACCTCTCTGCAGATGGATATCAAGATCACCTCCATCACCCGCGAGATCATGCAGATTGCCCTGGACCAGGCCAAGGAAGGGCGCCAGCACATCCTTGGCGAAATGTCCAAAGCGATCGGCGCAGCCCGCGAGGGCGTTTCCGGACATGCCCCGCGCATCACCTCGATCAGCGTGCCCAAGGACAAGATTCGTGACCTGATCGGGACCGGCGGCAAGGTGATCCGCGAAATCTGCGAGACGACCGGCGCCAAGATCGACATCGAGGATGACGGATCGGTCAAGGTCGCGGCCACCAGTGACAGCTCCATGAAGGAAGCCCTGGACTGGATCGAATCCATCGTGGCCGAACCCGAGGTCGGCAAGATCTATGACGGCAAGGTCGTCAAGATCATGGACTTCGGCGCCTTCGTGAACTTCCTGGGACCGCGCGACGGGCTGGTCCATATCAGCCAGTTGGCCCAGGAGCGTGTCGGCAAGGTCGATGACGTCGTGAAGGAAGGCGATACGGTCAAGGTCAAGGTCATCGGCCTCGACGACCGCGGCAAGGTCAAGCTCTCCATGAAGGTTGTCGACCAGGAAACCGGCGAAGACCTGCAGGAAGCGGAAGAAACCGCCTGA
- a CDS encoding radical SAM protein produces the protein MTTLTERPQSRLKFRDPEITADGAERAHVALKRLDTLWFNTGTLCNLACTHCYIESSPRNDSLAYISRDEVVAYLDEIEALDLGTNEIGLTGGEPFMNPDIIDILRLCLERGYRVLLLTNAMRPMMKRADELKALQPMAEGKLILRVSLDHYGQEVHEAERGPRSWIPAIEGICWLAEQGFAIDVAGRDLSGEGEASLRAGYARLFRELDLPLDADDPAQLVLFPEMDETADVPEITTECWSILGVAPDSIMCASSRMVVKRKGEPSPKVLPCTLLPHDGSHDMGTSLAESLGEVSLNHPHCARFCVLGGASCSTR, from the coding sequence ATGACAACGCTGACAGAACGACCGCAGAGCAGACTCAAGTTCCGCGACCCGGAAATCACGGCCGATGGGGCGGAGCGCGCCCATGTGGCCCTGAAGCGACTGGATACGCTTTGGTTCAATACGGGGACGCTCTGCAACCTGGCATGCACGCATTGCTACATCGAATCCAGCCCGCGCAATGACAGCCTGGCCTATATCTCCCGGGACGAGGTGGTTGCATATCTGGACGAGATCGAAGCCCTGGATCTGGGAACAAACGAAATCGGCTTGACCGGCGGCGAGCCTTTCATGAATCCGGATATCATCGACATCCTGCGGCTTTGCCTGGAGCGCGGCTATCGCGTGCTGCTGCTGACCAACGCCATGCGCCCCATGATGAAGCGTGCGGACGAGCTCAAGGCCCTGCAGCCAATGGCCGAGGGCAAACTGATCCTGCGTGTCTCGCTGGACCACTATGGCCAAGAGGTGCATGAAGCCGAGCGTGGTCCACGCAGCTGGATCCCTGCTATCGAAGGCATTTGCTGGTTGGCGGAACAGGGCTTTGCCATCGACGTTGCCGGCCGCGATCTTTCCGGCGAGGGCGAAGCCTCGCTCAGGGCCGGCTACGCGCGCCTGTTCCGAGAGCTGGACCTGCCGCTGGATGCGGACGATCCGGCCCAACTGGTGCTCTTCCCCGAGATGGACGAGACGGCCGATGTCCCCGAGATCACGACGGAGTGCTGGTCGATCCTGGGTGTGGCCCCGGACTCGATCATGTGCGCCTCCTCGCGCATGGTGGTCAAACGCAAGGGCGAACCGAGTCCCAAGGTCCTCCCCTGTACGCTATTGCCCCATGACGGGAGTCACGACATGGGTACCAGCCTGGCCGAATCCCTCGGTGAGGTCTCGCTGAATCATCCCCATTGTGCGCGTTTCTGCGTTCTGGGCGGCGCGTCCTGCAGCACGCGGTAA
- a CDS encoding multidrug effflux MFS transporter — protein MSKARGDQESATKEQRTSQEDSPHPGMGFAEFVTIVAAMMAVNALAIDIMLPALPSIGNSLNVTEENRIQLVITAYLIGFGFTQLFYGTLSDRYGRKPILIAGLLIYALFGALSVIATSFEQVLFARLMQGVGAAASRVIALSLVRDCYGGRRMAKVMSLVMIVFIAVPVVAPSLGQILVLLGPWRLIFAVLTVMGLVLILWTLLRLPETLPRERRIAISPKSIATSFRIVLTTRITVGYALAATVVMGSLFGFINSSQQIFVDVFEIGAIFPLAFASIALFMAMASVTNSRIVERLGMRRVSHSALLLFTAAGIVHSLINLLGLETVWLFIAMQAITMFAFGLVMPNFNSIAMDPVGQVAGTASSFLGFITTLGGALLGYFIGQAFNGTPLPMALGFAGLGIASTMIVLVTEKGRLFRGVYD, from the coding sequence ATGTCCAAGGCCAGAGGCGACCAGGAGAGCGCTACGAAGGAACAGCGAACCTCTCAAGAGGACAGCCCCCATCCAGGCATGGGCTTTGCCGAGTTCGTCACCATCGTGGCTGCTATGATGGCCGTGAATGCCCTTGCCATTGACATCATGCTGCCGGCCCTGCCCTCCATCGGCAACAGTCTGAACGTCACCGAGGAGAATCGCATCCAGCTGGTGATCACCGCCTACCTGATCGGTTTCGGTTTCACACAGCTGTTCTACGGCACCCTTTCGGACCGTTATGGGCGCAAACCCATCCTGATCGCGGGGCTTCTGATCTATGCCCTGTTCGGCGCCCTCTCGGTCATTGCCACCTCCTTTGAACAGGTGCTCTTTGCCCGCCTGATGCAGGGCGTTGGCGCCGCGGCCAGCCGGGTCATCGCCCTGTCCCTAGTACGCGACTGCTATGGGGGCCGTCGCATGGCCAAGGTCATGTCCCTGGTCATGATCGTCTTCATCGCCGTACCCGTGGTCGCCCCGTCCCTCGGGCAGATCCTCGTGCTCCTCGGACCCTGGCGCCTTATCTTCGCGGTCCTGACGGTCATGGGACTCGTCCTCATCCTCTGGACCCTGCTGCGTCTGCCCGAAACTCTGCCGCGCGAGCGGCGTATCGCCATTTCTCCCAAATCCATCGCCACCTCCTTCCGCATTGTCCTGACCACACGCATCACCGTGGGCTATGCCCTGGCGGCCACGGTGGTGATGGGCAGCCTGTTCGGATTCATCAATTCCTCGCAGCAGATCTTCGTCGACGTCTTCGAAATCGGTGCCATATTTCCGCTGGCATTCGCCTCGATCGCACTCTTCATGGCCATGGCCTCGGTCACCAATTCGCGTATCGTCGAGCGCCTGGGCATGCGCCGGGTCTCGCATTCTGCCCTGCTGCTCTTCACGGCCGCCGGAATCGTCCACAGCCTGATCAATCTGCTCGGCTTGGAGACCGTCTGGTTGTTCATTGCCATGCAGGCCATCACCATGTTCGCCTTCGGCCTGGTCATGCCGAATTTCAATTCCATCGCCATGGACCCCGTGGGCCAGGTTGCGGGCACCGCCTCCTCCTTCCTGGGGTTCATCACCACCCTGGGCGGCGCCCTTCTCGGCTATTTCATCGGACAGGCCTTCAACGGCACGCCGCTGCCCATGGCTCTGGGCTTTGCCGGACTGGGCATTGCATCGACCATGATCGTTCTGGTTACCGAGAAGGGGCGCCTGTTTCGCGGCGTCTACGACTGA
- the lpdA gene encoding dihydrolipoyl dehydrogenase: protein MSKEQSYDLVVIGGGPGGYVCAIRAAQLGMKVACVEKRETLGGTCLNIGCIPSKALLQASEKYEEAQHGLGAFGVKVDKLSLDLPGMMGHKDSVVEANVKGIEFLFKKHKIDWLKGTGEITGKGEVTVDGKTKVEAKSIVIATGSGHMDLPGLEVDEKRIVSSTGALSLSKVPKHMVVVGGGYIGLEMGSVWQRLGAEVTVVEFLDRLVPGMDSDISKQFKRTLSKQGMKFKLSTKVTGAKVNKTNIKLQVEPAKGGDGEEITCDSVLVAIGRKPHTEGLGLDKVGVELDERGRVRTDGHFATSIEGIYAIGDVIEGPMLAHKAEEEGVAIAEILAGQKGHVNYETVPGIVYTWPEVASVGKTEDTLKEEGVDYNVGKFPFSANGRARAMNATEGFVKVLADKATDRLLGAHIIGPDAGSLVHEAVITMEFGGSAEDLARAFHGHPTLNEAVKEAALAVHGRPLHT, encoded by the coding sequence ATGAGCAAGGAACAGAGCTACGACTTGGTTGTGATCGGCGGCGGGCCGGGCGGATATGTCTGCGCCATTCGGGCCGCGCAACTGGGTATGAAGGTGGCCTGCGTGGAAAAACGCGAAACCCTGGGTGGCACCTGCCTCAACATCGGCTGCATCCCCTCCAAGGCATTGCTCCAGGCCTCGGAAAAGTACGAAGAGGCCCAACATGGCCTGGGGGCTTTCGGAGTCAAGGTGGACAAGCTTTCACTCGACCTTCCGGGCATGATGGGTCACAAGGATTCCGTGGTGGAAGCCAACGTGAAGGGCATCGAATTCCTCTTCAAGAAGCACAAGATCGACTGGCTCAAGGGGACAGGCGAGATCACCGGCAAGGGTGAAGTCACGGTCGACGGCAAGACCAAGGTCGAGGCCAAGAGCATCGTCATCGCCACCGGCTCCGGCCACATGGACCTGCCCGGCCTGGAGGTCGACGAGAAGCGCATTGTGTCTTCGACCGGCGCGCTTTCGCTGTCCAAGGTGCCCAAGCACATGGTCGTGGTCGGCGGTGGTTACATCGGTCTTGAGATGGGTTCGGTCTGGCAGAGGCTGGGCGCTGAAGTCACGGTGGTGGAATTCCTGGACCGCCTGGTCCCGGGCATGGACAGCGATATCTCCAAGCAGTTCAAGCGCACGCTGTCCAAGCAGGGCATGAAGTTCAAGCTGTCCACCAAGGTCACCGGCGCCAAGGTGAACAAGACCAACATCAAGCTGCAGGTCGAACCGGCCAAGGGCGGCGACGGCGAGGAAATCACCTGTGACAGCGTCCTGGTGGCCATCGGCCGCAAGCCCCATACGGAAGGCCTGGGACTGGACAAGGTCGGCGTGGAACTCGACGAGCGCGGGCGCGTGCGAACGGATGGCCATTTCGCCACCTCGATCGAGGGCATCTATGCCATCGGGGACGTCATCGAGGGGCCGATGTTGGCTCACAAGGCCGAGGAGGAAGGCGTCGCCATTGCCGAAATCCTGGCCGGCCAGAAAGGCCATGTGAACTACGAGACCGTGCCCGGCATCGTCTACACCTGGCCGGAAGTGGCCTCGGTCGGCAAGACAGAGGACACTCTCAAGGAAGAGGGTGTGGACTACAACGTGGGTAAGTTCCCCTTTAGCGCAAACGGGCGCGCCCGGGCGATGAACGCCACCGAGGGCTTCGTGAAAGTGCTGGCCGACAAGGCCACCGATCGCCTGCTGGGCGCGCACATCATTGGTCCGGATGCGGGAAGCCTGGTCCACGAAGCCGTCATCACGATGGAATTCGGTGGTTCGGCCGAGGATCTGGCGCGCGCCTTCCACGGCCATCCGACCCTGAACGAAGCGGTCAAGGAGGCAGCTCTGGCCGTCCATGGACGGCCGCTGCACACCTGA
- a CDS encoding 4a-hydroxytetrahydrobiopterin dehydratase: MSLVETQRKQAETMREKLQDDARKSALADLPGWQEVDGRDAIAKSYRFKSFNEAWGFMSRVAMAAEKMDHHPEWFNVYNRVDITLSTHDAGGVTDLDIKLAQKMDRFAARTSAAEE; encoded by the coding sequence CTGAGCCTTGTCGAGACACAAAGGAAACAGGCAGAGACCATGCGCGAGAAACTTCAAGACGATGCCCGCAAGTCCGCCCTTGCCGACCTGCCGGGCTGGCAGGAAGTCGATGGGCGGGACGCGATTGCCAAATCCTACCGGTTCAAGTCTTTCAATGAGGCCTGGGGATTCATGTCCCGTGTGGCCATGGCTGCAGAAAAGATGGATCACCATCCCGAGTGGTTCAATGTTTACAACCGCGTTGACATCACCCTGTCAACCCATGACGCTGGCGGTGTGACCGATCTGGACATCAAGCTGGCCCAGAAAATGGACCGTTTCGCGGCGCGCACGTCGGCAGCCGAGGAGTAG
- a CDS encoding metallopeptidase family protein — translation MSQSELLHSFGAPPSLPDMESMAREALMAIPLELRRFTGDVAIRVEDFPDEQVLEAMDLESPFDLLGLYQGVDLTRRGVSDQPEDLDMIFLYRRPILDYWCESEEDLTRIVRHVLIHEIGHHFGLSDEDMERIEQSP, via the coding sequence ATGAGCCAGTCTGAACTTTTGCACAGCTTCGGCGCACCGCCCAGCCTTCCCGATATGGAAAGCATGGCCAGGGAAGCCTTGATGGCAATTCCCCTGGAACTGCGGCGCTTTACCGGAGACGTCGCCATTCGGGTCGAGGATTTCCCGGATGAACAGGTTCTAGAGGCCATGGACCTTGAATCACCCTTCGACCTGCTGGGGCTCTACCAGGGTGTGGATCTGACGCGTCGCGGGGTCAGTGACCAGCCCGAAGATCTTGACATGATCTTCCTCTACCGTCGCCCCATCCTGGATTACTGGTGCGAAAGCGAGGAAGACCTGACACGCATCGTCCGACATGTCCTGATCCATGAAATCGGCCATCATTTCGGCCTTTCGGATGAGGACATGGAGCGCATAGAACAGTCGCCCTGA